CATTTCGGGATTACCTGGATCCAAAAAATATATGCATCTGCTTTCTCAACCTTCGTAAACGGATAATAGATTGGACTAGAAACCTCGAGTAAGCTACATACTGGCCAGTTCTTTTAGCGGATTAAAAAATAAGCTGCCTTCTCAGCTTTCCCCAGCCTCAACAAATTTAAAAAGCGACTTATTTTTTAAGCTGGGGAGACAGCTAATTTTTTAagccgcccaaaagaactggccatTACTAAGAGAGAAAGCGTCCATCCATTTCAGCAAAGATAGCTTCAATTTCTTTCTTCATTTGCATGCACATGGACTCCATAGAATGAAGACTTATCTCGGCCAACAGTCAAAGGTACACAAACACGGTTCAATACACAAGAAGTAAAACTCTTTTCAACCAACTCCAACGAGACAAAAACAAGAACAGAAACAAATGACATCTCTTACTTTTTTCTTATTCAATGACTTCTTTCTTACCTACAGGGTTCCGGAACTAGGAAGATCCTCCCCTGCAGAAAGAAGGCCACTCATAAGGGCGGGGTGATGGAGCAGGCTCCATTGGAAGACCACTGCTGCTCTCATGCAACCCATTCATGCCTCCCGCACCACCAAGGCCAAGGTTCCCCCCAGCAGGCCTTGTGGATCTGCCGCCCATGAACATGGTTGACCATGTGTCAGACAGCCATTCGCTCTTCGCTGCAGGGTTTAACAATGTTGTGTCGAGGCTCCAATCTATTGAAGTGTAGTCGCATGGTGCTGGCGCGTTGCTTCTCCAATCAGCATGAGATAAAGCTGAAGACGGCTCGGATGAGctccatcctcctcctctgaaCGTCCCATGTGCCGACGCCCCAGCCTGGGAAGATGATGCACCTCCAGGACCCCATGTGCCACCCCAACCATTAGCAGCCAGCTCCACAGGATTGGAAACAAAACTTTGTTGATGGTTTGCATGCATGAACTGCTGCTTGGCAGAATTAGCATTCTCCAAACTCATATTACGTAGTCCATGCCCTAAACCACCATTCAACATCATATCCACCCCTGATGCGCCATTCATGTACCATTCCCTTGAAGGTTGCTCTGATGCAAACATACTATGGCTTGTGGATGGTAGACTTTGCTTGGCAGCTGCCGATTGAGGACGCTGCATTACAACTACTGGATCTCGCAAGCTTCCGTTATGCATTGCACTTTTCATCTCATTGCCTGCTGCCACATGTCGTGTTTCTGCCTTAATTTGTGGGACTGCAACAGGCACCGGAGATGATGTCACATAAGGAGCTGATGGAACCAAATTGGCAATAACCCGCCTCTTCTCGGGTTGAAAAAATTGTTGACGGACCAAATCTGACTTCACTGTTGTGGCCAATGGTTGAAACCCTTTAACTGCAGGTTCTTTCGGGCCACTACCATTTACTAAAAGCTTGTAGTTTGGGTCCTTCTCATCTCTCCTCATTTGCTGAGGCCCTACTGAAGAGAACCCATTTGTTTGAGGCCTTGCTGGGTTCTGCGCAAGCATGACCTGCTGCTTGTTAACCAAGCCACTTGAATCACCCGACACTTCAGGCTTAGATGCGGTTGTTGCTGATTCTTGCTTCTGTGTCTTCAAGGCCTCCTCAGCCTTTTCTAGATCACCCTCGGAAGAAACAATAGCCCTTTCTACCTCTTGCTTTGTACACTTAAATTTCGCCTCCAGGATCACAATCTTTGCGAGCTCATCAGTTATATCAATCTTCAAATTAGCTCCAGACTGTTGAGCTGCTGCAGCTTGCTGCTTCGTTTCATCACTGCCATCAAAATTACATAGCCAGGTAACAGACTCCTCAAGACAGCCCTCGTTATGTATAAGGGCCATGGTTGCCTGGTCTGATGAGAAACCCATTGCAACAAGCTTCTGAGCAAGTGTCTCCAACTTTCTGGACATTAGGTATCCCTTGCAACGCTCGTGCAATTCCTGGGCACGCCTCTCCTTCTGCCTTTGATGCTTCTTCTCATTCTTTTGTCTGATCTTCTCACGTTTATCAAGATCACATCCAGGAATAGAGTCCACTCGAGGTGCGGTGCTGGTTGATTTTTCCTTTGTATCTTCTGACTCTCCAGAACAGCTACCATTATTTGAGGTGCAATCAAAGTCCCCTGTACCATGCGAGCTACGAGAATGCTCGTCTATTTCATCTGTATTCCTCAACTTTTCGTTACCCTGGCTACCCAGCAAAGAGGATGATGGCTCCAAAAGATGAAATTTTCCAGAGAGGTTATTAAAAGTACTTGCACCAGTGCTATTCCCCACTGGCTTGACAGCCACCTTAGGTTGCTCTTTTGCTGCTTTGAAAGCAGCTGCCCTATCCTTTGCCTTGGATTTGGATGCAGACGGCATTTCCAAAACGAACAGCCGAAAGGTTGTTTACCTGCAGCCAAGTTTCAACAAAAATTATCACTCtagtaaaatatatatatatatgttctttTCTACCAAAAATGATAATATACCCATCTAAGCACACCTTAATTCCAAGAATAAAACATTATAGTTTATAGACAAAAACTCCAGAAAATTGTTTAAGAAGTTGTCATCTGAATAATCGCTATATGCCTGGTTGACAATGAGTGGAGTATGAGATTTTCAATGGAACACAAGTTGATCATAGAGATCCAAGAAGCGTACTACGATCCTAGCATTTGGCCCAGTATTTATTAGCGCTCCTCACCTTGACATGCTGATCAATAGCACAATCTGTGCTTGGATAAGCACAGCTCAATTAGTTACGCTTAGAAAGTATTCAGCTGACCCAATAGAGTTTCTAAGAATCAAAATACTACCAACTATTCAGGATAACAGGGAAGCTTTGCCCTCAAACAAAGTAGAAACATTCAAACTGTTGCAACTAAGTACCTCTTCCTGGCAGTGGTTCTAGATAAGCAGATGTTTCTAAAAGCGGATGCATGTCAAAAATCATGAAAACTAATGCAGCTCGTCAAAAACCTCTCAAaatcaaataataataataataataataataataataataaataatttcaTTCCAGTGACTCATATTTACAGTTGCATTACTTCCTTATTTTTGTTGCTTATTTTTCATTAGGCATATCCAAGGCAACCTTTTTCCATTTTATCTACGGGAGCAAATAAGTCATAAATTTATAGTTTACACACACCGGAGCACAAAGTAGGAACTAGATAAACCGTGAAGTGACAGAATCTGTTCACCTACCCCAGTCTACAAGTTCCAAACagcaaggctgacccaagcatccgtTACATACAAAAATTAATTCACTAGCGTCTATATTACAGCTGACGTCACAGCAATTAAGAGGCCCGATAAGCCGCTAGCGAAAGCATACTGAGTTGCCCACATGGCAAGTACTGCAGAATTACTTTGCTATATAAAGCAAGCTACATAAGCTTAATTAGTATGGCGCCACTTCGGTTTGACCTCAATCTCTTCGTATCGTAACCTTTCTTCCGACATACAAGCCACATTTAATTGTGACTGGTTATCATAATCAACTAACGGAATACGACAATTGACCTCAATCTCTTCGTATCGTAACATTTCTTCTGACATACAAGCTACATTAAATTGTGATTGGTTATCATAATCAACTAACGGAATACGACAATTGACCTCAATCTCTTCGTATTGTAACCTTTCTTCTGACGTACAAGCTACATTAAATTGTGACTGGTTATCATAATCAACTAACGGAATACGACAATTGACCTCAATCTCTTCGTATCGTAAACTTTCTTCCGACATACAAGCGACATTAAATTGTGACTGGTTATCATAAGCAACTAACGGAACACGACAATTGACGCATAACGACAAAGCTAGCGGCCAACATATTTACTACAACACATAACGCGACAAGTAGTTTCGCCGTATGAGTTGCTTGCACCAGTAGCTTTAAAACCAGCTTCCGCATCCCCATGGTCCTATAAAACCTAGCACCAAATCTAAAGCCAGCAAAAAACAGGGAAACTATCTATGTCCTCCTATAAAACAGGAACAGCCCAGCAGCACAACAGCTCCATGGTTCCCCCAATACATGACGAACACAGGGGAACCCCTGGAATCCAAGCACGTCCGAAATTCACAACGATTAGCGACGCGGGGCATCAGCCGAGCCCGAGGGACATGCGCCCCCTTGACGCCCCTCGGCCTCCGACGCCGCCAGGCCGCCGGAAAGCGCGATCCCATGGCGCGGGACCGCCCAGGTCGAGCGAATTCAGCGGCGGGCACGGCACCCGGACACGCGCCGGGCGCCGCCCCACGACGAGCCGCATTCCGCCGCGCCCCTAGATCAAACCGCGGGGCGCGACGCCACGCTCCTGGACCGAATCGAGACTTAGAgggatcgggggagagggggggaggcgagcggaggggcttaccggaggcggcggcgggaggggcgTAGGgttttggcggcggcggcggcggcggcggcgaaatcGAGGGGCGGGGAGGGATTTGGGGGTGGGGCGAGTTAGGGTTTGGTTGNNNNNNNNNNNNNNNNNNNNNNNNNNNNNNNNNNNNNNNNNNNNNNNNNNNNNNNNNNNNNNNNNNNNNNNNNNNNNNNNNNNNNNNNNNNNNNNNNNNNNNNNNNNNNNNNNNNNNNNNNNNNNNNNNNNNNNNNNNNNNNNNNNNNNNNNNNNNNNNNNNNNNNNNNNNNNNNNNNNNNNNNNNNNNNNNNNNNNNNNNNNNNNNNNNNNNNNNNNNNNNNNNNNNNNNNNNNNNNNNNNNNNNNNNNNNNNNNNNNNNNNNNNNNNNNNNNNNNNNNNNNNNNNNNNNNNNNNNNNNNNNNNNNNNNNNNNNNNNNNNNNNNNNNNNNNNNNNNNNNNNNNNNNNNNNNNNNNNNNNNNNNNNNNNNNNNNNNNNNNNNNNNNNNNNNNNNNNNNNNNNNNNNNNNNNNNNNNNNNNNNNNNNNNNNNNGACGAGGGAATGACAGAGGAAGGGGGGGATCGATCGGGTGAGCTTGCGTCGCCTGCCTGTGCTTTTGGGTTGGGGTCTGGTCTCGTTTGTTTCGCGTGTGGGTGGGGCTGGGAAGACGCATTCGTCTCCGCCAGCGCCTGCCACAGCAGCGTCCACAGCCGTAGATCTCGGGTTTTCGGTGCGGGGGGTGAAAGAAAAAAATTGGCGAGAAGGAATTTTTTTTTTGTTGTGAGCGGGGCGAGAAGGAAAAATGGGTTTGTTGTGGAAGGGTCGAGCCCAGCCCGCACCAGATTGGACATGCATCGGCCCAGGCGACAAACCGACTCCTTCCTAGTTGCTCGCAGCGTCTatatctcgcattaagcgagacgAGAGGAAACTCTCGCTGAAGGTTTTCCCTCCTCCTGCATTGTATTGGGCCGGCCCACACACGCGCGCGTAGCGACTAAAAATAGGAGAGGAAATGGGGAGAAGCAGGGACAGGGACCGATACCTGGTAGATCACGGGCGCTGCTAGCCACTCCGCCAAGCTACTTCCCGTGGTAAGTTGTAGGGGCGCGTCCTACTT
This DNA window, taken from Triticum aestivum cultivar Chinese Spring chromosome 1D, IWGSC CS RefSeq v2.1, whole genome shotgun sequence, encodes the following:
- the LOC123181993 gene encoding uncharacterized protein; this translates as MPSASKSKAKDRAAAFKAAKEQPKVAVKPVGNSTGASTFNNLSGKFHLLEPSSSLLGSQGNEKLRNTDEIDEHSRSSHGTGDFDCTSNNGSCSGESEDTKEKSTSTAPRVDSIPGCDLDKREKIRQKNEKKHQRQKERRAQELHERCKGYLMSRKLETLAQKLVAMGFSSDQATMALIHNEGCLEESVTWLCNFDGSDETKQQAAAAQQSGANLKIDITDELAKIVILEAKFKCTKQEVERAIVSSEGDLEKAEEALKTQKQESATTASKPEVSGDSSGLVNKQQVMLAQNPARPQTNGFSSVGPQQMRRDEKDPNYKLLVNGSGPKEPAVKGFQPLATTVKSDLVRQQFFQPEKRRVIANLVPSAPYVTSSPVPVAVPQIKAETRHVAAGNEMKSAMHNGSLRDPVVVMQRPQSAAAKQSLPSTSHSMFASEQPSREWYMNGASGVDMMLNGGLGHGLRNMSLENANSAKQQFMHANHQQSFVSNPVELAANGWGGTWGPGGASSSQAGASAHGTFRGGGWSSSEPSSALSHADWRSNAPAPCDYTSIDWSLDTTLLNPAAKSEWLSDTWSTMFMGGRSTRPAGGNLGLGGAGGMNGLHESSSGLPMEPAPSPRPYEWPSFCRGGSS